The following are from one region of the Bacillota bacterium genome:
- the rpiB gene encoding ribose 5-phosphate isomerase B — protein MGIAIGCDDAGFKLKEIIKGYLVESGYEVEDYGCYTEDPVDYPDIGYAVAEGVASGKHDRGILICGTGIGMAITANKVAGIRAAVCHDVYSAERARKSNDAQIMTLGARVIGPELAKKLVSIWLESEFAGGNSKRKVDKIMQVEARYLRRDVG, from the coding sequence TTGGGTATAGCCATTGGTTGCGATGATGCGGGGTTTAAACTCAAGGAGATAATAAAGGGTTATCTGGTGGAGTCGGGATATGAGGTCGAGGATTATGGCTGCTATACCGAGGATCCCGTCGATTACCCGGATATAGGCTATGCTGTGGCGGAGGGCGTGGCCTCTGGCAAACATGACCGCGGCATACTGATATGCGGTACCGGGATAGGCATGGCCATCACGGCAAACAAGGTTGCGGGGATCCGGGCGGCGGTCTGTCATGACGTTTATTCAGCGGAGCGCGCCAGGAAGAGCAACGACGCCCAGATCATGACCCTTGGAGCGCGAGTTATTGGGCCTGAGCTTGCAAAGAAGCTGGTGTCCATATGGCTTGAATCCGAGTTTGCCGGGGGCAATTCCAAGAGAAAGGTCGACAAGATAATGCAGGTGGAGGCCAGGTACTTGCGGAGGGATGTGGGCTGA
- the dhaK gene encoding dihydroxyacetone kinase subunit DhaK, translating into MKKFINNPDVVVDEMVEGFLYAHGDRIRKLDEARTLVRADAPVKGKVGIVTGGGSGHKPSFIGYIGKGMLDAVAVGEIFTSPPPGAVYEAIKATDGGKGVLLLLGNYAGDVMNFDMAAELARGEGIEVEQSIATDDVGSGFKDDKSKRRGVVGEFLIWKMTGAMAERGEGLSEVKRIADKVNQNTRTMGVAISPCTVPAAGRPTFTLADDEMEVGVGHHGEPGLKREELRPVDEIVDMLCAEVIPDLPFEAGDEVVTLINGLGATPQLELYIANRRLFKNVTDKGIRIYRALVGEFFTALEMAGFSITLCRLDDELKELLDAEAYTPYFTQAGR; encoded by the coding sequence TTGAAGAAGTTCATAAATAACCCTGATGTGGTTGTTGACGAAATGGTCGAGGGGTTTCTTTATGCGCACGGGGATCGCATAAGGAAGCTTGATGAGGCGAGGACCCTTGTGAGGGCCGATGCGCCGGTCAAGGGGAAGGTTGGGATAGTCACGGGCGGGGGCTCGGGCCATAAACCCTCGTTTATCGGGTATATAGGCAAGGGCATGCTGGACGCCGTCGCAGTCGGGGAGATATTCACCTCGCCACCCCCTGGTGCGGTATATGAGGCCATCAAGGCCACCGACGGTGGCAAGGGGGTGCTCCTCCTGCTCGGCAACTACGCAGGGGATGTCATGAATTTTGACATGGCCGCGGAGCTTGCGAGGGGCGAGGGAATAGAGGTTGAGCAATCCATAGCAACAGACGATGTGGGCTCGGGATTCAAGGATGATAAATCAAAGAGGAGGGGCGTAGTAGGGGAGTTTCTGATCTGGAAGATGACCGGGGCGATGGCTGAGCGCGGGGAGGGCTTATCTGAGGTTAAGAGGATAGCGGATAAGGTCAACCAGAACACCCGGACGATGGGGGTTGCGATATCCCCGTGCACTGTGCCCGCCGCAGGGAGGCCAACCTTTACGCTTGCAGATGATGAGATGGAGGTTGGGGTCGGCCACCACGGGGAGCCGGGGCTTAAGAGGGAGGAGCTAAGACCCGTGGATGAGATAGTGGATATGCTTTGTGCCGAGGTCATTCCCGATCTTCCATTTGAGGCTGGCGACGAGGTTGTAACGTTGATCAACGGCCTTGGAGCAACGCCCCAGCTCGAGCTCTACATAGCAAATAGGCGGCTCTTCAAGAACGTAACGGATAAGGGGATAAGGATATACAGGGCGCTTGTAGGGGAGTTTTTCACCGCCCTCGAGATGGCGGGATTCTCCATCACCCTGTGCAGGCTCGATGATGAACTGAAGGAGCTGCTTGATGCTGAGGCATATACCCCGTATTTCACTCAGGCCGGGAGATAA
- the dhaL gene encoding dihydroxyacetone kinase subunit L, translating into MGNTGEVAKITSKDVLAAIYRICDAVEENKAYLCELDAALGDGDHGVSMSKSFRAVRDKLPSLEGKDVGAILKAVGMALISTVGGAMGPLFGSAFLKAGERAAGKQEIGLDDIVDMFIAGEEAIVARGKAKVGDKTLLDTVHPAVEAIKEARARGLSLVEALREATKAAELGMKSTVGMIARVGRASRLGERTIGHQDPGATSAYIIIKAAAGFAD; encoded by the coding sequence ATGGGCAACACGGGTGAGGTCGCGAAGATTACGAGTAAAGATGTGCTAGCCGCAATTTACAGGATATGCGATGCGGTTGAGGAGAATAAGGCATATCTCTGTGAGCTCGATGCCGCCCTGGGTGACGGGGATCACGGGGTGAGCATGTCCAAGAGCTTCCGGGCCGTGAGGGATAAGCTCCCGTCCCTTGAGGGGAAGGATGTGGGGGCCATCCTGAAGGCGGTGGGCATGGCGCTCATCTCTACAGTGGGAGGGGCCATGGGCCCGCTTTTCGGGAGCGCGTTCTTGAAGGCTGGGGAGAGGGCGGCCGGCAAGCAAGAGATAGGGCTGGATGACATAGTTGATATGTTCATTGCGGGTGAGGAGGCCATAGTAGCGCGGGGCAAGGCGAAGGTGGGGGATAAGACTCTTCTCGATACGGTGCATCCGGCGGTTGAGGCTATAAAGGAAGCGAGGGCGCGTGGATTATCGCTTGTTGAGGCCTTGAGAGAGGCTACTAAGGCTGCGGAGCTGGGCATGAAATCAACCGTAGGCATGATAGCCAGGGTGGGGCGGGCGAGCAGGCTGGGGGAGAGGACGATAGGCCACCAGGATCCGGGGGCGACGTCCGCGTATATCATTATAAAGGCTGCGGCGGGATTTGCTGATTAA
- a CDS encoding nucleotidyltransferase domain-containing protein, translating into MVTDAVAQLKTFSPLHRSYIVAVLTEILQHYRDNLSGLAIFGSYARRENRKNSDLDLLIILQEAPRRRERLVEFIDEIELKHEHLAQRLYDEEDILCELSPYILREAEALRVQPIYFDLVSHHVVVSDPKGIVARIIASMWALLRDVGAHRVRRNNTWEWQTRRFLGGIKL; encoded by the coding sequence ATGGTTACGGACGCCGTGGCCCAGTTGAAGACGTTTTCGCCTTTACACCGGAGCTATATCGTTGCGGTGCTAACGGAAATCTTGCAGCATTACAGGGATAATCTCTCTGGCCTGGCGATTTTTGGTTCATACGCACGTAGGGAAAACCGCAAAAATTCTGACCTTGATCTCTTGATCATCCTTCAGGAGGCGCCGCGGCGCCGGGAGCGTTTGGTGGAGTTTATCGATGAGATCGAGCTGAAACACGAGCATCTAGCCCAGCGTCTCTATGATGAGGAAGATATCCTTTGCGAGTTATCGCCGTATATTTTACGGGAGGCGGAAGCTCTCAGGGTACAACCTATCTACTTTGACCTCGTCTCTCACCATGTCGTTGTAAGTGATCCTAAGGGGATAGTAGCGCGTATTATTGCGTCGATGTGGGCTCTCCTACGAGATGTAGGAGCACATCGAGTCAGGCGCAACAATACCTGGGAATGGCAAACTAGGAGGTTCCTAGGGGGGATAAAGTTATGA
- a CDS encoding HEPN domain-containing protein — translation MRIDELTSAYLEKAGVRMEGLYFFRDRGAYSDVVRDAQSVVELSLKAVLRAIGVEVPKIHDVGRTLESNRDLLPVQIVANLPEIKSISKRLRKERELSFYGAEDFIPTEEYDLTDAEQAIKDASFVLQVVRQVLLGKPVDSSPPA, via the coding sequence ATGAGAATTGACGAGCTCACTTCGGCTTATCTTGAAAAGGCCGGGGTTAGAATGGAGGGTCTATATTTTTTTAGAGACCGCGGGGCCTATTCTGATGTGGTGAGGGACGCGCAAAGCGTGGTAGAGCTATCTCTAAAAGCAGTGTTGAGGGCTATCGGCGTTGAGGTGCCGAAGATACATGATGTTGGTAGGACATTGGAAAGCAACAGAGACTTACTACCAGTTCAAATTGTTGCCAACCTACCGGAGATCAAGAGCATCTCCAAGAGGCTCCGAAAAGAACGTGAACTGAGCTTCTACGGGGCGGAGGATTTCATTCCGACGGAGGAATATGATCTGACTGATGCCGAGCAGGCAATCAAGGATGCAAGCTTTGTGTTACAGGTTGTGCGGCAGGTATTGCTGGGAAAGCCGGTGGACTCTAGCCCACCGGCCTAA
- the asnB gene encoding asparagine synthase (glutamine-hydrolyzing): MCGIAGWVDWERDLSQQHSILEAMSRTLSSRGPDAAGAWISPRAALAHRRLIVVDPEGGYQPMIRQNGNKTYIITYNGELYNTSELRRELEARGHSFRSRSDTEALLVAFMEWGTKCLERLNGIFAFAIWDEAGQKLFIVRDRLGVKPLFYARRGSAFLFGSELKALLTHPLVQPEVDAEGLAEVLAMGPARTPGHGVFRDVHEVKPGHYILYDQNGIHDYRYWVLESRPHTDDLDTTAARVRELLQDAVERQLVADVPICTLLSGGLDSSAVTAFTAGAFRRAGLGPPHTYSVDYAGNDLYFQPSEFQPNSDSPWVRRVSSFLGTSHRTVTIDTPELVEGLEAAVRARDLPGMADVDASLYLFSREVKREATVALSGECADEIFGGYPWFHNPEALAAGTFPWARAARERTRLLSPDLIELIKPEEYMAQRYREAIAEVPRLPGEEPMEARMREMVYLNITRFMPTLLDRKDRMSMAAGLEVRVPYCDHRLVEYAWNIPWAMKSCDHQGKGILRRALSGVLPHDVLGRRKSPYPKTHNPAYLAAVRDRLLDIFNDPASPLLQLVNVDAVRAIARSGGPGFGPTWFGQLMGGAQLFAYLIQVDIWLREYRVLVR, from the coding sequence ATGTGCGGGATCGCAGGTTGGGTAGACTGGGAAAGGGATCTCTCCCAACAACATTCCATCCTCGAGGCGATGAGCAGGACGTTATCCTCCCGGGGACCGGACGCTGCCGGGGCCTGGATATCACCGCGCGCAGCCCTGGCCCACCGCCGCCTGATCGTGGTTGACCCGGAGGGCGGGTACCAACCAATGATCCGCCAGAATGGGAATAAAACCTACATCATAACCTATAATGGCGAGCTCTACAACACCTCTGAGCTGCGGCGGGAGCTAGAGGCGCGCGGGCATTCCTTTCGGAGTCGCTCTGATACCGAAGCGCTCCTAGTTGCATTCATGGAATGGGGGACGAAATGCCTGGAACGCCTCAACGGTATATTCGCCTTCGCCATCTGGGATGAGGCCGGCCAGAAGCTGTTCATCGTCCGGGACCGCCTTGGGGTCAAACCCCTATTCTACGCCCGACGCGGCAGCGCCTTTTTATTCGGCTCTGAGCTAAAAGCCTTGCTCACCCATCCCCTGGTCCAGCCGGAGGTTGACGCAGAGGGGCTGGCCGAGGTGTTGGCCATGGGTCCCGCCCGCACCCCAGGTCACGGGGTTTTCCGGGACGTCCACGAGGTGAAGCCCGGCCACTATATCCTATATGACCAGAACGGGATTCACGATTACCGCTACTGGGTCCTGGAAAGCAGGCCCCACACGGATGACCTGGATACTACTGCCGCCAGGGTGCGTGAGCTCTTACAGGACGCGGTCGAACGGCAGCTCGTAGCCGACGTCCCCATCTGCACGCTGCTTTCAGGCGGCCTGGACTCGAGCGCTGTGACGGCCTTCACCGCCGGCGCATTCCGGCGGGCCGGACTCGGTCCGCCACACACCTACTCGGTGGATTATGCCGGCAATGATCTCTATTTTCAGCCCAGCGAATTCCAGCCCAACTCCGACTCCCCGTGGGTGCGGCGCGTCTCGAGCTTCCTTGGCACGAGCCACCGCACCGTCACAATCGACACGCCCGAGTTGGTAGAGGGCCTGGAGGCGGCCGTCCGGGCGCGAGACCTGCCCGGTATGGCGGATGTAGACGCGTCTCTCTATTTATTCTCCCGCGAGGTAAAAAGGGAGGCTACCGTCGCCCTATCAGGCGAATGCGCTGACGAGATATTCGGAGGCTACCCCTGGTTTCACAACCCGGAGGCCCTGGCCGCCGGCACATTCCCATGGGCTCGAGCGGCAAGGGAGCGAACACGCCTGCTCTCGCCCGACTTGATCGAGCTGATCAAGCCCGAGGAATACATGGCTCAGCGCTACAGGGAGGCCATAGCAGAAGTGCCCCGCCTCCCAGGTGAAGAGCCTATGGAAGCGCGCATGCGCGAAATGGTATACCTGAATATCACGCGATTCATGCCCACTCTCCTCGACCGCAAGGATCGCATGAGCATGGCTGCCGGCCTCGAGGTCCGTGTCCCTTATTGCGACCACCGCCTGGTTGAGTACGCCTGGAATATCCCCTGGGCAATGAAGAGTTGCGATCATCAGGGGAAAGGAATCCTGAGGCGGGCGCTCTCGGGCGTGCTGCCCCATGACGTACTGGGGCGGCGCAAGAGCCCGTATCCTAAGACGCACAATCCCGCTTACCTTGCGGCCGTTCGCGACCGGCTCCTGGATATCTTTAATGACCCCGCCTCGCCCCTGCTCCAGTTGGTCAATGTGGACGCCGTCCGCGCCATCGCCCGGTCGGGCGGGCCCGGATTCGGTCCTACGTGGTTTGGTCAGCTTATGGGGGGCGCCCAGCTCTTCGCCTACCTAATCCAGGTGGATATCTGGTTGAGGGAATACAGGGTGTTGGTTCGTTGA